From one Plantibacter flavus genomic stretch:
- the rsmH gene encoding 16S rRNA (cytosine(1402)-N(4))-methyltransferase RsmH, with protein sequence MAIDDIHTPVLLERCIELLAPAVSDEGAVLIDATLGMAGHAEAMLERFPQLTLIGLDRDLDALDIAQERLERFGSRARFVKAVYDDIDEAAEELGFPQVDGILFDLGVSSLQLDRTERGFSYSQDAPLDMRMDASSELTAETILATYDEVALRKIFWEYGDEKLAQRYARRIVEERQQRPLTSSGQLVELIDRATPAAARRTGHPAKRVFQALRIEVNAELSVLESAVPRALDLLRVGGRIVFLSYQSLEDRIVKRELQARAKSTTPAGLPVELPEHSAELKLLVKGAELATEAEIDENPRAKPVRLRAAERLRRPA encoded by the coding sequence ATGGCCATCGACGACATCCACACACCGGTCCTCCTCGAGCGATGCATCGAGTTGCTCGCCCCCGCCGTGTCAGACGAGGGCGCGGTCCTCATCGACGCCACGCTCGGCATGGCGGGGCACGCCGAAGCGATGCTCGAGCGGTTCCCGCAGTTGACCCTCATCGGGCTCGACCGCGACCTCGATGCACTCGACATCGCTCAGGAGCGGCTCGAGCGCTTCGGGTCGCGAGCCCGGTTCGTCAAAGCCGTCTACGACGACATCGACGAGGCCGCCGAGGAGCTCGGCTTCCCACAGGTGGACGGCATCCTGTTCGACCTCGGTGTCTCCTCGCTGCAACTCGATCGGACCGAACGCGGCTTCTCGTACTCGCAGGACGCTCCTCTCGACATGCGGATGGACGCCTCGAGCGAGCTGACGGCGGAGACGATCCTCGCCACCTACGACGAGGTGGCGCTTCGGAAGATCTTCTGGGAGTACGGAGACGAGAAGTTGGCGCAGCGCTACGCACGCCGCATCGTCGAGGAACGCCAGCAGCGACCCCTGACGAGTTCCGGTCAGCTCGTCGAGCTCATCGATCGGGCCACGCCGGCGGCCGCACGTCGCACTGGCCATCCGGCCAAGCGGGTCTTCCAGGCGCTGCGCATCGAGGTCAACGCGGAGCTGTCGGTCCTCGAGTCCGCCGTGCCCCGCGCGCTCGACCTGCTTCGGGTCGGAGGACGGATCGTGTTCCTGTCCTACCAGTCGCTCGAGGACCGGATCGTCAAGCGCGAGCTCCAGGCCCGGGCGAAGTCGACAACTCCGGCGGGCCTGCCCGTCGAACTCCCGGAACACAGTGCGGAGCTGAAGCTCCTTGTCAAGGGCGCCGAACTCGCCACCGAGGCCGAGATCGACGAGAACCCCAGAGCGAAACCCGTGCGACTCCGCGCGGCCGAACGGCTGAGGAGGCCAGCATGA
- the mraZ gene encoding division/cell wall cluster transcriptional repressor MraZ: MFLGSHAPKLDEKGRIILPAKFRDELSGGVVMTRGQEHCIYVFSTREFEALHEKIRQAPVTSKQARDYLRVFLSGASAETPDKQHRVTIPSNLRQYAGLSRDLVVIGAGSRAEIWDAEAWESYLAEQESVFSETAEEVIPGLF; the protein is encoded by the coding sequence ATGTTCCTCGGTAGTCACGCCCCCAAACTCGACGAAAAAGGCCGCATCATCCTGCCGGCGAAGTTCCGCGATGAGCTCTCCGGCGGGGTCGTCATGACCCGAGGCCAGGAGCACTGCATCTACGTCTTCAGCACGCGGGAGTTCGAGGCGCTCCACGAGAAGATCCGCCAGGCTCCGGTCACCAGCAAGCAGGCCCGCGACTACCTGCGCGTGTTCCTGTCCGGAGCGAGCGCCGAGACCCCCGACAAGCAGCACCGCGTGACCATTCCGTCCAACCTCCGTCAGTACGCCGGGCTCAGCCGCGACCTCGTGGTCATCGGCGCCGGCAGCCGCGCGGAGATCTGGGACGCCGAGGCATGGGAGTCCTACCTCGCCGAACAGGAGAGCGTCTTCTCCGAGACCGCCGAGGAGGTGATCCCCGGACTCTTCTAG
- a CDS encoding DUF3040 domain-containing protein, which yields MPLSEQEQRLLDEMERHLYRSDADFVSKVSAGAGKPSYRGIALGSLIAVVGAIGLVLGVVIQQPIVGLLGFAIMLTGVLVATKPTRAPLEQPRPRQAAPAGQKSSRLMDRFNDRWDKRQSGDEQ from the coding sequence ATGCCACTTTCAGAGCAGGAGCAACGGCTCCTCGATGAGATGGAACGCCACCTCTACCGCAGCGATGCCGATTTCGTCTCCAAGGTCAGCGCTGGAGCGGGCAAACCGAGTTACCGCGGAATCGCGCTCGGCTCCCTCATCGCGGTGGTCGGGGCGATCGGCCTCGTGCTCGGAGTCGTGATCCAGCAGCCCATCGTCGGTCTGCTGGGGTTCGCGATCATGCTCACGGGCGTGCTCGTGGCGACCAAACCGACCCGGGCTCCACTCGAACAGCCGCGGCCTCGTCAGGCTGCTCCGGCCGGTCAGAAGTCGTCCCGTCTGATGGACCGCTTCAACGACCGCTGGGACAAGCGTCAGTCTGGCGACGAGCAGTAA
- a CDS encoding polyprenyl synthetase family protein, translating to MIESNELATLVGRGLSDFLSSRSSIVAQIGPELSPFLDFSREFLSGGKRFRAQFCFRGWQAVSTGRHASGQGGLETVIATCGALELFHAAALVHDDIIDNSDTRRGAPSAHVSFAELHRRSRWDGDPTTFGTGAATLLGDLLLGWSDELLDDGLDQLDDRTAARAARAEFNRMRTEVTAGQYLDILEERAWRDAADDEQRRRAERVLIFKSAKYSIESPLALGALLGGGNEQQLASLRGYGLPLGIAFQLRDDLLGVYGDPAVTGKPSGDDLREGKRTILIALTREALQPGARAILDELLGDPELDDDQIGLLQATIRDSGAVDQVEKLIQDHVARALSALGEAPINDDARAHLRGLAVAVARRDT from the coding sequence GTGATCGAAAGCAATGAACTCGCCACCCTGGTGGGCCGCGGGCTCTCCGACTTTCTCTCCTCGCGAAGCTCCATTGTCGCGCAGATCGGCCCGGAGCTCTCCCCGTTCCTCGACTTCTCCCGGGAATTTCTCAGCGGTGGGAAGCGGTTCCGAGCACAGTTCTGCTTCCGGGGCTGGCAGGCCGTCTCCACCGGCAGGCACGCCAGCGGTCAGGGCGGCCTCGAGACCGTCATCGCGACCTGTGGAGCACTCGAACTGTTCCATGCCGCAGCGCTCGTCCACGACGACATCATCGACAACTCCGACACCCGCCGTGGCGCACCGTCGGCTCACGTCTCCTTCGCGGAGTTGCACCGCCGCAGCAGATGGGACGGCGACCCGACCACCTTCGGTACCGGAGCCGCCACGCTCCTCGGCGACCTGCTCCTCGGCTGGAGTGACGAACTCCTCGACGACGGACTCGACCAGCTGGACGACCGCACCGCCGCTCGCGCAGCGCGGGCCGAGTTCAACCGGATGCGGACCGAGGTCACGGCCGGCCAGTACCTCGACATCCTCGAGGAGCGCGCCTGGCGCGACGCCGCCGACGACGAACAGCGCCGCCGGGCCGAGCGCGTCCTCATCTTCAAATCGGCCAAGTACAGCATCGAGTCCCCGCTCGCGCTCGGGGCGCTCCTCGGCGGCGGGAACGAGCAGCAGCTCGCGTCGCTCCGCGGGTACGGCCTCCCCCTCGGCATCGCCTTCCAGCTGCGCGACGACCTCCTCGGCGTCTACGGCGATCCCGCTGTGACCGGCAAGCCGAGTGGCGACGACCTCCGCGAGGGTAAGCGGACCATCCTCATCGCGCTCACGAGGGAGGCCCTCCAGCCGGGCGCGCGCGCCATCCTCGACGAGCTGCTCGGGGATCCCGAACTCGACGACGACCAGATCGGCCTGCTCCAGGCGACCATCCGCGACAGCGGGGCCGTCGACCAGGTGGAGAAGCTCATCCAGGACCACGTCGCACGGGCACTCTCCGCACTGGGCGAGGCTCCGATCAACGACGACGCCCGGGCCCACCTGCGCGGCCTCGCGGTCGCGGTCGCACGCCGCGACACCTGA
- a CDS encoding Rv2175c family DNA-binding protein yields MTEQNSELVWFTLPDLATELGLPIRRIRQYLEERDLLAVRRDGVLQVPSFFIADGGPVHNLRGTLTLLSDNGFDDEAAMVWMLEDDDAIGTSPIQALREGRRSEVRRVAQALA; encoded by the coding sequence GTGACTGAGCAGAATTCCGAACTCGTGTGGTTCACCCTTCCCGATCTGGCGACCGAACTCGGGCTGCCGATCCGACGCATCCGCCAGTACCTCGAGGAGCGCGACCTCCTCGCCGTCCGGCGTGACGGCGTGCTGCAGGTGCCGTCGTTCTTCATCGCGGACGGCGGGCCGGTGCACAACCTGCGCGGCACGCTCACGCTGCTGTCCGACAACGGCTTCGACGACGAGGCCGCGATGGTCTGGATGCTTGAGGACGACGACGCGATCGGGACCTCGCCGATCCAGGCCCTCCGCGAGGGACGTCGGTCCGAGGTGCGCCGGGTGGCTCAGGCGCTCGCCTGA
- the pknB gene encoding Stk1 family PASTA domain-containing Ser/Thr kinase → MSSNQQTDPMIGRLLDGRYQVRSRIARGGMATVYLATDLRLERRVAIKVMHGHLSDDTTFKNRFIQEARSAARLANPHVVSVFDQGQDSDMAYLVMEHLPGITLRDLIRDNGTLTPRQAADILDAVLSGLAAAHRAGIVHRDVKPENVLLADDGRIKIGDFGLARAASANTATGQALLGTIAYLSPELVTRGQADARSDIYALGIMLYEMLTGEQPYKGEQPMQIAYQHANESVPAPSAKNPAVPKELDDLVFWATEREPDDRPSNAGEMLERLRSIESSLGFTSVATGAQPTIVMPASYSSEHADDVTQVIGRNTKPQQVPVRADATDGPGKLATKARKRSRVGVALFTIVLMLAALAGGTGWYFGQGPGSLVEVPNVADGSFDQASAKLVELGFVPVEGATFSLTVPAGTVAGSDPPSGSKIDKGSSVTVLVSQGPQPVDIPVLAGLAQSDAEQQLDALGVAVGTVNRQFDPSIAKDIVLAATDATSGADYSQGGPSFQGSTVTLLVSAGQVPSVSGMTPDQARDALESVGLGVGTSDEAFDDTIPAGQVIGIQAKTDADGNETAFIPGDDVTLIVSKGVELVAVPDTTGQTINQAITTLQDAGFTVGDIAVAEAFRDIFKVKKTDPPAGKSVKKGSTVNITDFGL, encoded by the coding sequence GTGAGTAGCAACCAGCAGACCGATCCGATGATCGGCCGTCTCCTCGACGGGAGATATCAGGTGCGCTCACGCATCGCCCGGGGCGGCATGGCGACGGTGTACCTCGCCACCGATCTCCGGCTGGAACGGCGCGTCGCGATCAAGGTCATGCACGGCCATCTCTCGGACGACACGACGTTCAAGAACCGTTTCATCCAGGAGGCGCGCTCCGCCGCCCGGCTCGCGAACCCGCACGTCGTCAGCGTGTTCGACCAGGGCCAGGACTCCGACATGGCCTACCTCGTCATGGAGCACCTGCCGGGGATCACCCTCCGCGACCTCATCCGCGACAACGGCACGCTCACCCCTCGGCAGGCCGCCGACATCCTCGACGCCGTGCTGTCCGGTCTCGCCGCCGCGCACCGCGCCGGCATCGTCCACCGCGACGTCAAGCCGGAGAACGTCCTGCTCGCCGACGACGGGCGCATCAAGATCGGCGACTTCGGCCTCGCGAGAGCCGCGAGCGCGAACACGGCCACCGGCCAGGCTCTCCTCGGGACGATCGCCTACCTCTCCCCCGAACTCGTCACCCGTGGACAGGCCGACGCGCGGAGCGACATCTACGCGCTCGGGATCATGCTCTACGAGATGCTCACCGGCGAGCAGCCCTACAAGGGCGAGCAGCCGATGCAGATCGCCTACCAGCACGCCAACGAGTCGGTCCCGGCACCGAGCGCCAAGAACCCCGCCGTCCCGAAGGAACTCGACGACCTCGTCTTCTGGGCCACCGAGCGCGAACCCGACGATCGTCCGTCGAACGCCGGCGAGATGCTCGAGCGCCTGCGGTCGATCGAGTCCAGTCTCGGGTTCACCTCGGTCGCCACCGGGGCGCAGCCCACGATCGTCATGCCGGCCTCCTACTCGAGCGAGCACGCCGACGACGTCACCCAGGTCATCGGCCGCAACACCAAACCGCAGCAGGTCCCGGTGCGCGCCGACGCGACCGACGGTCCGGGCAAGCTCGCCACGAAGGCGCGCAAGCGCAGCCGCGTGGGCGTCGCGCTGTTCACGATCGTCCTCATGCTCGCCGCGCTCGCCGGCGGGACCGGATGGTACTTCGGCCAGGGCCCCGGCTCGCTCGTCGAGGTCCCGAACGTCGCCGACGGGAGTTTCGACCAGGCGTCCGCCAAACTCGTGGAGCTGGGCTTCGTGCCCGTCGAAGGCGCGACGTTCAGCCTCACCGTCCCGGCCGGCACGGTCGCCGGCAGCGATCCGCCGTCCGGCTCGAAGATCGACAAGGGCAGCTCCGTCACGGTCCTCGTCTCCCAAGGACCGCAGCCGGTGGACATCCCGGTCCTCGCCGGGCTCGCACAGTCCGACGCCGAACAGCAGTTGGACGCGCTCGGCGTCGCCGTCGGCACCGTGAACCGGCAGTTCGACCCGAGCATCGCGAAGGACATCGTGCTGGCGGCGACCGACGCGACCTCGGGAGCCGACTACAGCCAGGGTGGGCCGTCCTTCCAAGGCTCCACGGTGACGCTGCTCGTGTCGGCCGGACAGGTGCCCTCGGTCTCGGGGATGACGCCGGATCAGGCGCGCGACGCCCTCGAATCCGTCGGGCTCGGCGTGGGCACCTCCGACGAGGCGTTCGACGACACGATCCCCGCTGGGCAGGTCATCGGCATCCAGGCCAAGACCGATGCGGACGGGAACGAGACGGCGTTCATCCCGGGCGACGACGTGACCTTGATCGTGTCCAAGGGCGTCGAGTTGGTCGCCGTCCCCGACACCACCGGCCAGACGATCAATCAGGCCATCACGACACTCCAAGACGCCGGATTCACCGTCGGTGACATCGCCGTGGCAGAGGCCTTCCGCGACATCTTCAAGGTGAAGAAGACCGATCCCCCGGCGGGCAAGTCCGTCAAGAAGGGCTCGACCGTCAACATCACCGACTTCGGTCTGTAG
- a CDS encoding class II 3-deoxy-7-phosphoheptulonate synthase, producing the protein MAEPSVIAGLDYWRELPIKQQPSWPDQAAVARASAELATLPPLVFAGEVDILRDRLARAASGNAFLLQGGDCAETFAGATAEQIRNRVKTVLQMAVVLTYGASMPVVKMGRMAGQFAKPRSNDSETRGDVTLPAYRGDIVNGYDFTPESRTADPARLVKGYHTSASTLNLIRAFTQGGFADLREVHSWNKGFAANPVNHRYEGLARDIDRAIKFMEAAGADFDQLRGVEFYSSHEALLMDYERPMTRIDSRTGTPYNTSAHFVWIGERTRELDGAHVDFLSRVRNPIGVKLGPTTSADDMLRLIDKLDPEREPGRLTFITRMGAGKIRDALPPLLEAIKGADATPLWVTDPMHGNGLTTPTGYKTRRFDDVVDEVKGFFEAHRAAGTHPGGIHVELTGDDVTECLGGSEQIDEATLATRYESLCDPRLNHMQSLELAFLVAEELAAAK; encoded by the coding sequence ATGGCCGAACCCTCGGTGATCGCCGGACTGGACTATTGGCGTGAGCTGCCGATCAAGCAGCAGCCGTCATGGCCGGACCAGGCCGCCGTCGCGCGTGCCTCCGCCGAACTCGCGACCCTCCCTCCGCTGGTGTTCGCCGGCGAGGTCGACATCCTGCGCGACCGCTTGGCCAGGGCGGCGAGCGGCAACGCGTTCCTGCTCCAGGGCGGCGACTGCGCCGAGACCTTCGCCGGCGCGACGGCCGAGCAGATCCGCAACCGCGTGAAGACGGTCCTGCAGATGGCCGTCGTGCTCACGTACGGTGCGTCGATGCCGGTCGTCAAGATGGGCCGGATGGCCGGGCAGTTCGCCAAGCCGCGCTCCAACGACTCCGAGACGCGGGGCGACGTCACCCTGCCCGCCTACCGCGGCGACATCGTCAACGGCTACGACTTCACCCCGGAGTCGCGCACGGCCGACCCCGCTCGGCTCGTCAAGGGGTACCACACCTCCGCATCGACGCTGAACCTCATCCGGGCGTTCACCCAGGGCGGGTTCGCCGACCTCCGCGAGGTCCACAGCTGGAACAAGGGGTTCGCCGCCAACCCGGTGAACCACCGCTACGAGGGACTGGCTCGCGACATCGATCGTGCGATCAAGTTCATGGAGGCGGCCGGAGCCGACTTCGACCAGCTGCGGGGTGTCGAGTTCTACTCGAGCCACGAGGCGCTGCTCATGGACTACGAGCGACCGATGACGCGGATCGACTCGCGGACCGGCACGCCGTACAACACCTCCGCCCACTTCGTGTGGATCGGGGAGCGGACCCGCGAGCTCGACGGCGCGCACGTCGACTTCCTGTCGCGCGTCCGCAACCCGATCGGCGTGAAGCTCGGCCCCACCACCTCGGCCGACGACATGCTGCGTCTCATCGACAAGCTCGACCCCGAGCGCGAGCCCGGGCGCCTGACGTTCATCACGCGGATGGGTGCGGGCAAGATCAGGGACGCCCTGCCTCCGCTGCTCGAGGCGATCAAGGGTGCCGACGCGACGCCGCTCTGGGTGACCGATCCGATGCACGGCAACGGGCTCACGACGCCCACCGGCTACAAGACGCGTCGCTTCGACGACGTCGTGGACGAGGTCAAGGGGTTCTTCGAAGCCCACCGCGCCGCAGGGACGCACCCCGGCGGCATCCACGTCGAGCTCACCGGCGACGACGTCACCGAGTGCCTGGGCGGCTCGGAGCAGATCGACGAGGCCACCCTGGCGACGCGGTACGAGTCGCTGTGCGATCCTCGCCTCAACCACATGCAGTCGCTGGAGCTCGCCTTCCTCGTGGCGGAGGAACTCGCCGCCGCGAAGTAG
- a CDS encoding lysophospholipid acyltransferase family protein, which translates to MFYWFMKYLVAGPILKSIFRPWVIGAENIPEHGGAIIASNHLSFIDSVILPLCVDRRISFLAKSEYFRGKGFGGWATKTFMLGTGQLPIDRSGGKASEASLNTGLAVLGGGHLLGIYPEGTRSPDGTMYRGRTGVARMVLEAGVPIVPVAMIDTEKVMPIGTKLPRIRRIGIVIGKPLDFSRFEGMEGDRFILRSVTDELMVELRKLSGQDYRDVYATSVKERAASA; encoded by the coding sequence ATGTTCTACTGGTTCATGAAGTACCTGGTCGCCGGCCCGATCCTCAAGTCGATCTTCCGGCCGTGGGTGATCGGCGCCGAGAACATCCCGGAGCACGGCGGCGCGATCATCGCCAGCAACCACCTGTCCTTCATCGACTCGGTGATCCTCCCGCTGTGCGTCGACCGGCGGATCTCCTTCCTGGCCAAGAGCGAGTACTTCCGCGGCAAGGGTTTCGGCGGCTGGGCCACGAAGACCTTCATGCTCGGCACAGGGCAGCTCCCGATCGACCGGTCGGGCGGCAAGGCCTCCGAGGCCTCGCTCAACACCGGGCTCGCGGTCCTCGGTGGCGGTCACCTGCTGGGTATCTATCCGGAGGGCACCCGCAGTCCCGACGGGACGATGTACCGCGGCCGCACCGGCGTCGCGCGGATGGTGCTCGAGGCAGGGGTCCCCATCGTCCCCGTCGCGATGATCGACACCGAGAAGGTCATGCCCATCGGCACGAAGCTGCCCCGGATCCGTCGGATCGGGATCGTCATCGGCAAGCCGCTCGACTTCTCGCGGTTCGAGGGCATGGAGGGGGACCGCTTCATCCTCCGCAGCGTCACGGACGAGTTGATGGTCGAGCTCCGCAAGCTCTCGGGCCAGGACTATCGCGACGTCTACGCCACGAGCGTCAAGGAGCGCGCCGCGTCGGCGTGA
- a CDS encoding ROK family glucokinase codes for MANAIGIDIGGTKIAGGVVDDDGRILAAGRTPTQASDPDAIIDDVVAMVRSLDDGSISSVGVAAPGFFDATRSTVYYSPNIAWRNEPLQARLAARLPDKVVTIENDANAAGWAEFRFGAGREERSMVMVTIGTGVGGAIVLDDRLLTGGFGSGAELGHMRLIPDGLPCGCGARGCVEQYCSGNALLRLANEAADAGGDGAALARARAAAGGLLNGHHVSALLESGDPGALRCLNELADLLGQALASMSAILDPNIFVIGGGVAQAGDLLLDPVREAFLTHLPARGFHPEPSFSIAQLVNDAGVIGAGDLARSALVLG; via the coding sequence ATGGCAAACGCGATCGGCATCGACATCGGCGGGACGAAGATCGCGGGCGGGGTCGTCGACGACGACGGCCGGATCCTCGCGGCCGGGCGCACGCCGACGCAGGCCTCCGATCCCGACGCCATCATCGACGACGTCGTCGCCATGGTCCGGTCCTTGGACGACGGCAGCATCTCGAGCGTGGGCGTCGCAGCGCCGGGGTTCTTCGACGCCACGCGCTCGACCGTCTACTACTCGCCGAACATCGCCTGGCGGAACGAGCCCCTGCAGGCCCGGCTGGCCGCGCGGCTGCCCGACAAGGTCGTGACGATCGAGAACGACGCGAACGCCGCGGGTTGGGCCGAGTTCCGGTTCGGTGCGGGGCGCGAGGAACGCAGCATGGTCATGGTGACGATCGGCACGGGTGTCGGCGGGGCGATCGTCCTCGACGACCGGCTGCTGACCGGTGGTTTCGGCAGCGGTGCGGAACTGGGACACATGCGCCTCATCCCGGACGGGCTGCCCTGCGGCTGCGGCGCGCGTGGCTGCGTCGAGCAGTACTGTTCGGGGAACGCGTTGCTCCGGCTCGCGAACGAGGCCGCGGACGCCGGTGGCGACGGTGCCGCCCTCGCCCGGGCCCGGGCCGCGGCCGGCGGACTGCTGAACGGACACCACGTCTCCGCGCTGCTCGAGTCCGGTGATCCCGGCGCCCTCCGATGCCTCAACGAGCTCGCCGATCTGCTGGGGCAGGCCCTCGCGAGCATGTCGGCCATCCTCGACCCCAACATCTTCGTGATCGGCGGCGGCGTCGCCCAGGCCGGCGACCTCCTCCTGGACCCCGTTCGTGAGGCGTTCCTGACACACCTCCCGGCGCGCGGGTTCCACCCGGAGCCGTCCTTCAGCATCGCGCAGCTCGTGAACGACGCCGGGGTCATCGGCGCCGGCGATCTCGCCAGGAGCGCCCTCGTCCTCGGCTGA
- a CDS encoding AMP-dependent synthetase/ligase, which yields MEQFDVPAVVAADPSANATDLLVKRLAAAPDAALFALPRGSEWVDVTTAEFHAQVVALAKGLVAAGIEPGDKIGLMCKTRYEWTLIDFAVWFAGALLVPIYETSSPSQVQWILSDSGATSVLVETPDQFARFDEVHGDLPDVARVWQIDLGDLDKIAAAGVDVPDEEIERRRNLAVGSDMATLIYTSGSTGRPKGCVLTHSNFVELSRNSAVALKDVVSAPGASTLLFITTAHIFARFIAVLCVHSGVKTGHQPDTKQLLPSLGTFKPTFLLAVPRVFEKVYNSSEQKAEAGGKGKIFRAAAETGIAYSKALESGSVPFGLKVKFRVLDRLVLSKIRTAMGGRVRYAVSGSAPLGPRLGHFFHALGIVILEGYGLTETTAPATVNLAQKSKIGTVGPALPGVSLRIADDGEVEVRGINVFKEYWQNPEATAEAFDDGWFRTGDIGSFDADGFLTITGRKKEIIVTAGGKNVAPAALEDPIRATPVVGQVVVVGDQKPFISALITLDTEMLPSWLANNGQDASMSAAEAARNPAVLAAVQRAIDEANTKVSRAESIRKFVILDDELTEASGHLTPKLSIKRNVILKDFAETIEGMYLGAGSPETQGMSLK from the coding sequence GTGGAACAGTTCGACGTCCCTGCAGTCGTCGCAGCAGACCCATCCGCCAATGCGACCGATCTGCTCGTGAAGCGCCTGGCTGCTGCGCCCGACGCCGCGCTGTTCGCACTTCCCCGCGGGTCGGAGTGGGTGGACGTGACCACCGCCGAATTCCACGCGCAGGTCGTCGCCCTGGCGAAGGGCCTCGTCGCCGCGGGGATCGAACCCGGCGACAAGATCGGGCTCATGTGCAAGACCCGGTACGAGTGGACCCTCATCGACTTCGCCGTCTGGTTCGCCGGAGCACTCCTCGTCCCGATCTACGAGACCAGCTCGCCGAGCCAGGTGCAGTGGATCCTCAGCGACTCGGGAGCGACCAGCGTGCTGGTCGAGACACCCGACCAGTTCGCCCGCTTCGACGAGGTGCACGGTGACCTCCCCGACGTCGCGCGGGTCTGGCAGATCGATCTCGGTGACCTCGACAAGATCGCGGCCGCCGGCGTCGACGTCCCCGACGAGGAGATCGAACGCCGTCGCAACCTCGCCGTGGGTTCCGACATGGCGACCCTCATCTACACCTCCGGCTCGACCGGTCGGCCGAAGGGGTGCGTCCTCACCCACTCGAACTTCGTCGAGCTGTCGCGGAACTCGGCAGTCGCACTCAAGGACGTCGTGTCCGCTCCCGGTGCCTCCACCCTCCTCTTCATCACGACGGCGCACATCTTCGCGCGCTTCATCGCCGTGCTGTGCGTGCACTCCGGCGTGAAGACGGGCCATCAGCCCGACACGAAGCAGCTGCTCCCCTCGCTCGGCACGTTCAAGCCGACGTTCCTCCTCGCGGTCCCCCGGGTCTTCGAGAAGGTCTACAACTCCTCCGAGCAGAAGGCGGAGGCCGGCGGCAAGGGCAAAATCTTCCGTGCAGCCGCCGAGACCGGGATCGCCTACTCGAAGGCCCTCGAGAGCGGTTCCGTACCGTTCGGCCTGAAGGTGAAGTTCCGGGTCCTCGACCGCCTCGTGCTGTCGAAGATCCGCACGGCCATGGGCGGCCGGGTGCGGTACGCGGTCTCCGGCAGCGCTCCACTCGGTCCGCGACTCGGTCACTTCTTCCATGCGCTTGGCATCGTGATCCTCGAGGGCTACGGCCTCACCGAGACCACCGCGCCCGCGACGGTCAACCTCGCCCAGAAGTCGAAGATCGGGACGGTCGGACCGGCACTCCCCGGCGTCTCCCTCCGCATCGCCGACGACGGCGAGGTCGAGGTGCGCGGGATCAACGTCTTCAAGGAGTACTGGCAGAACCCCGAGGCGACGGCGGAGGCCTTCGACGACGGCTGGTTCCGCACCGGCGACATCGGCTCCTTCGACGCCGACGGCTTCCTCACGATCACCGGGCGGAAGAAGGAGATCATCGTCACCGCCGGCGGGAAGAACGTCGCCCCGGCGGCGCTCGAGGACCCGATCCGCGCGACCCCGGTCGTCGGACAGGTCGTCGTCGTCGGCGATCAGAAGCCGTTCATCAGCGCCCTCATCACGCTCGACACCGAGATGCTGCCCTCATGGCTCGCCAACAACGGCCAGGACGCGTCAATGAGCGCCGCCGAGGCTGCTCGGAACCCCGCAGTGCTCGCCGCCGTCCAGCGCGCCATCGACGAGGCCAACACCAAGGTGTCCCGCGCGGAGTCGATCCGCAAGTTCGTCATCCTCGACGACGAGCTCACGGAGGCGAGCGGTCACCTCACGCCGAAGCTCAGCATCAAGCGGAACGTGATCCTCAAGGACTTCGCGGAGACCATCGAGGGCATGTACCTCGGAGCGGGTTCGCCCGAGACCCAGGGGATGTCCCTGAAGTAG
- a CDS encoding peptide deformylase — MTTRPIRHFGDPVLKAPTAEVVTIDDDVRSLVRDLVDSVELPGRAGVAATQIGVGLRVFSYNVDGVIGYLINPKLVEVRGELEEIGEGCLSVPGLWFPTPRHPYARAVGIDLDGQELVVEGEGLLAQALQHETDHLDGMLYLDRLSKEHRREAMKQVRESDWF, encoded by the coding sequence GTGACGACACGACCCATCAGACACTTCGGCGACCCGGTCCTGAAGGCTCCGACGGCCGAGGTCGTCACGATCGACGACGACGTCCGCAGCCTCGTCCGCGATCTCGTGGACAGCGTGGAGCTCCCCGGCCGTGCCGGCGTCGCCGCGACGCAGATCGGCGTCGGACTCCGCGTGTTCAGCTACAACGTCGACGGCGTCATCGGGTACCTCATCAACCCGAAGCTCGTCGAGGTGCGCGGCGAACTCGAGGAGATCGGCGAGGGCTGCCTGTCGGTACCCGGGCTCTGGTTCCCGACGCCGCGCCATCCCTACGCGCGTGCCGTCGGCATCGACCTCGACGGGCAGGAGCTCGTCGTCGAGGGTGAAGGACTCCTCGCCCAGGCGTTGCAGCACGAGACCGACCACCTCGACGGCATGCTCTACCTCGACCGGCTGTCGAAGGAGCACCGCCGCGAGGCGATGAAGCAGGTCCGCGAGAGCGACTGGTTCTAG